A stretch of DNA from Granulicella pectinivorans:
GGAGATGTCGGACGACCAGAAGATGGCTCCGTTGTGCTGGGCCCCGAGATAGCTGTCGCGCGCGAGGATGACGGCGCGCTGGTTCATGTCGCGGCGCATACCGTTATAGAAGGCCGCGGTATGGAAGAGGGGATAAATGTTGAAGAACTGGGTGCCGGGGCCGACGTGGAAGAAGCTGCCATTAGGAGGAAGGTCGGGTTCGGTTTCGTCGGCCCAGAAGGCGTCGAAGCCTTTGGCGACGTAGTTGTCGCGGATGATGTCCCAGTACCACTTGGCGGCGGCAGGGTTGGTGGTGTCGATGTCCGCGCCGGCGCGGTCGTAGGGAAGGCCATTGGTGGGTGTGCCGTCGGCCTGGTGCATAAACCAGCCGTTCTTCTGCACGGTCGCGAAGAAGCGATCCTCGGGCACAAAGCGCGGCCACACACTGATCATCGTGTGAAAGTGCAGCGCATGAAGTTCTTTGTTCATCGCGATTGGGTCCGGCCACTTGGCGGGGTCCATGTCCATTTCGCCCATGTGGGTGTAGTGGAACCAGTCGATGACGAGATCGTCGATGGGGAGGTGTCGGTCGCGGTATCCGTGGGCTACGGCGAGCAGCTCAGCCTGTGAGGTGTAGCGCTGCTTGCTCTGGATGTAGCCGAAGGCGGACTTCGGGGGGATGGGGGTGTCGCCCGTGAGAAGGCGGTAGCCGCGGTAGATGGCGTCGTAGTCGCCAGCGATGACAAAGAAGCTGACGCGCTGGCCGACTTCGCTGGAGAAGGTGTTCTGGCCGTTGAATCCAAAGGCGGCGGTGGTCTTGGAGGGATTGTCCCAGACGAGGCCGTAGCCCTTATTGGTGACGAGGAAGGGTACACAGACGCTTTGGCCGCCAGGGGCGTTGTAGTCGTGTTGGCAGTGGAGGACGCGGCCACGGTGGTCGAGGTATCCCTCCTGGTTCTGGCCCATACCGTAGTCGTGTTCGTCATCGGCGGCGGAGAAGCTGGCGCTTACGGTGTAGAACTTATCGTCCTGGGGGCGTCGATCGTTGTTGAGCCAGGCGGTTCCGTCTTTGAAGTTGGGAACGGCCATGCCCCAGCTTTCGAGGTCGATGAGCCGCTTGCCGTCGGCGGCTGTGATCCGGAGACCCACCCAGGGCGCGGAGCCGTTGAAGAATTTGGCGATATCGCCCTGGGTTCCGGTCGCGGGTCGCTGGGGGCCGGAGGCGGCGACAGAGACCGCCAGTTGGGACGAGTGCATCTCGTCGGTGCCGGCGGTGGAAGTCGTGGTCCATCCGGAGGTGGAGCTCTTTGCGGTGATGCCGAAGCCGGGGGCACTCTTCGCGTCGGGGTCTGAGAGGCTCAATGTTACCCGAACGACATTTTCTGCGTAGGGTTCGACGACTACCGTGGCGGCTCCACGATGCAGAACCATCTGGGCAGGTGCGAAAGCGGGGGCACATAGGCCGAGGCAGAGGCAAGCCCGAAGGCCAAACCGTTCGTGCAAGGGATGCTTCTTTTTCAATTCTCCTCTTTCCTGTGTCACTCTCGAAGGAGTGTTGCTGTTGGCCACGAAGTTTGCAGACGGATAAAATGGGCTTCGATTGACTTGAGCACTACACGTGTTCGAAGAAACGACTTACAAGGTTCGTTACAGTGTTCAGAGCGGGATACCTCGGTAAGTTATTGATATTGCTGATAGAGAGTAGAAGGAAAGGGTAGGTAACATACCTCAAAGTGGCCGTGGAACAAACACACACGAAGCATTTGCACGGAGAAGAGCAGTCGCCTGGGCTCTCCCCGGTCCAGCGTGAGCGTGTTATGCGCGCATTGGACGAGGTGATGCAGAGCGGTCCCATGCGCACGACTCTCCAGTGCCAGACGCTGCTGCAGTACATCGTCGAGCACACGCTTTCGGGCGAGACGTCTCTTTTGCGCGAGCGGGTGATTGGCAAGGAGGTATTCGGGAGGAGGCCGGACTACGAGCCCGGAGAGGATCCCGTGGTCAGGATTCGGGCCGCCGATCTTCGCAAGCGCCTTGCCCTCTACTACCAATCGCTGAGCTCTACGCCGGACGTGCGGATCGACGTACCATCCGGATCCTATCGGGCTAACTTCATCTGGAAGGAAAGTGAAGTCGAGACGGCGGTTTCCGCACTCGCGGGGCAGGAACTCCAATTGGCTGCTGCCCCTCCTGCCACCGCGTCGACTTCGGAAGTTGCCGCGGTCCATCCGCTTGAAAGCGCCCCACGATTGGACCGAAAGGTCCACCTGACGATTGTTCCGATCGCCATCGCTGTGCTGTTTCTGCTGGCTGCCCTCTCAGTGGCACTTTTTCTTCACGGGAAGAACGATCGCATGCTTCGTGCTGTTTGGGGGCCGTTATTGGATAGCCCGAAGCCGATTCTCATCTCGATAGGAAGCAACGCTGTCTACCGCGTCTCGGACGATAAGGCCGATGAGTATAGCCGGGAGAACCATCTTGAGAACTCCGGGATGGAGTTTTTCCCCCACTTCTCCTCCACTCAGACCTACGGCTCAACTGGATTGCAACCTGCCGAGAACAGCTTCGTCGCCCTCGGCGATGTCGCGACCGTGTCTGAGGTGGTCGCCACACTCGCGCACTTTAGCAAGACGTTCCAAGAGAGATTCCCCAACGATATTTCATTCGCGGAAGTGCGTAGCAATCCAACGGTGCTCATCGGGGGGTTCAACAACTCTATGACCCGGGAGCTGAGCCGTAACCTCCGATTTGTCCTGGCTGCGCGGAACCGGATCGAAGATCGAAATCAGCCCGGCAAGGTATGGGAGCTCCATGCCTCCACCGACTCACACGATACGGAAGACTACGCGATAGTCACCAGGATTTTGCGCCACGATGAGGTCGAGCCGATGATCATTGTGGCCGGCATGGGGCAGTACGGAACTCTGGCCGCTACCGATTTCATATGCCAACCGAAGAGTCTGGATGAATTGAGCCGTAGTCTAGGCGGGGACTGGCAAAAGCAAAACTTCCAGATGGTCCTCCGCATCAAAGTGATCGACTTCAAGCCAGTCTCCACGTCGATCATTGCAACATACGTCTGGTAGGAAAGTCTGAGGCATTTCGCGAGGGACTCTCTGCACTTTGAAACCCACCTGCACCGGTTTCAGTGTATGGCGTCCAGAGCCGAGGAAGATGTCTCGAAGTCATCAGAAGTGAAGCCTAAGAGAGAGCTGAATGGAACGCGGTCCTCCAGGCTCATAGAGCGAACCTGTCGCTCCAAAACTTTGATTGAGCATGCGCGTTGGCTGGCCAAACTGGGCATCCGTGAGGCCTGGGTCGAGATATCCGAAGTTCGGGTGATTGAAGACATTGAATATGTCGAGGCGGATTTCCAAGCTCGTCTGGCCACGGATAGAAAGTTCCTTTCGAACCGCCACATTGAACTGATAGGCCCCGAATCCCCGGAGAGTGTTCCGTGGAGCATTCCCTGCTTGATCGCCGTTAGGCAGCGCGAAGGCGGGGTCGTCGACAGTGGGCCCACCGTTGAACATTCTTCCGCCGGGCAGGAACGGCCCACGCAGGTATCTAGGCTTGCCCGGAATCAAGTCCACCCCGCTGTAATACCGATCACCGGTCGCCGGATCGGAAAAGATATTTCCAAGTGGCGTGACCGGAAACGAAGTCCTGGCGGTCAGTCTTCCATCAATGCCCCAGCCTCTCGCGAAGTTCTTCATCGATCTTCCAAACATATGGAGCGGCT
This window harbors:
- a CDS encoding TIM-barrel domain-containing protein, whose protein sequence is MVLHRGAATVVVEPYAENVVRVTLSLSDPDAKSAPGFGITAKSSTSGWTTTSTAGTDEMHSSQLAVSVAASGPQRPATGTQGDIAKFFNGSAPWVGLRITAADGKRLIDLESWGMAVPNFKDGTAWLNNDRRPQDDKFYTVSASFSAADDEHDYGMGQNQEGYLDHRGRVLHCQHDYNAPGGQSVCVPFLVTNKGYGLVWDNPSKTTAAFGFNGQNTFSSEVGQRVSFFVIAGDYDAIYRGYRLLTGDTPIPPKSAFGYIQSKQRYTSQAELLAVAHGYRDRHLPIDDLVIDWFHYTHMGEMDMDPAKWPDPIAMNKELHALHFHTMISVWPRFVPEDRFFATVQKNGWFMHQADGTPTNGLPYDRAGADIDTTNPAAAKWYWDIIRDNYVAKGFDAFWADETEPDLPPNGSFFHVGPGTQFFNIYPLFHTAAFYNGMRRDMNQRAVILARDSYLGAQHNGAIFWSSDISPTWDVLKRQVPTGLNFVASGMPFWSTDIGGWQYLPGSHTPAHPPLLDPSDVRDNVGAYDDYPELYTRWFQYATFQPNFRAHGSRKQNEVWSYGKQAEPILEKYLRLRYELMPYIYSLGYTANQTGAPFMRALFLDFGSDPQTAPIGDEYMFGPALLVAPVTEQGATTRSVYLPAGSDWYNFWTNERLHGGQRITASAPIDTIPLFVRAGSILPLGSRIESTDEVQTIAKVRVYAGANGAFTLFDDDGHTYAYERGQRKLTELTWDDATQTLRHTGSQAWTAPDTSIVEVIGR